Proteins encoded in a region of the Bradyrhizobium sp. CB3481 genome:
- a CDS encoding tetratricopeptide repeat protein: protein MTYFDLGPYSRKITTSSQDAQIWFDRGLNWLFGFNHAEAIKCFQKALSHDPDCAMAHWGISYASGPNYNLPWVRYDPLGRQTALSASYDAMQAALAHAGKASPVEQAMIQALTARYPQRLAIEDMSPWDKAYSGEMRKIFAAYPDDLEVRAVFAESLMNETPWLMWDLPFGKPAEGAGTEECRAVLEYALERIPAAWDHPGLLHLYVHLMEMSPFPQAALRAGDRLRDIVPDSGHLIHMPTHLDVLCGHYRDVLVYNQKALATDRRFLAYSDDPGVYLVYVIHNFHFAIYGAMFLGQYTPAIALAEELIATIPEAVLRIQSPPMADFLEGYLTMKQHVLVRFGKWREIIAQELPKDRELYCSNVAMIHYAKAVAHSALGNVAEAEIEKVLFMAAKMQVPESRRVHNNRIVNLLDVAEAMLDGELEYRKGHHDAAFAHLRKSVELSDSLPYDEPWGWMQPTRHALGALLLEQGRIEEAEAVYRSDLGLDGKLSRACQHPDNLWSLHGLHECLVRRGEKAEAGMIKQRLDLAQARAEVPIKASCFCRRMDMAAA, encoded by the coding sequence ATGACCTATTTCGATCTGGGGCCGTACAGCCGCAAAATCACCACGTCGTCACAGGATGCGCAAATCTGGTTCGACCGCGGCCTCAACTGGCTGTTCGGGTTCAACCACGCCGAAGCGATCAAGTGCTTTCAGAAGGCGCTGAGCCACGATCCCGACTGCGCGATGGCGCATTGGGGCATCAGCTACGCTTCGGGGCCCAACTACAATCTGCCATGGGTCCGCTACGACCCGCTGGGGCGGCAGACGGCGCTGTCGGCATCCTATGACGCCATGCAGGCAGCGCTGGCGCATGCCGGAAAGGCAAGTCCGGTCGAGCAGGCGATGATCCAGGCCCTCACCGCGCGCTATCCGCAGCGCCTGGCGATCGAGGACATGTCGCCCTGGGACAAGGCCTACAGCGGCGAAATGCGCAAGATCTTCGCTGCGTATCCCGATGATCTCGAGGTCCGCGCGGTATTTGCGGAATCGCTGATGAACGAGACGCCCTGGCTGATGTGGGACCTGCCCTTCGGCAAGCCGGCCGAGGGCGCGGGCACCGAGGAATGCAGGGCGGTGCTGGAATATGCGCTGGAGCGGATTCCCGCAGCGTGGGATCACCCGGGATTGCTGCATCTCTATGTGCACCTGATGGAGATGTCGCCGTTCCCGCAAGCCGCACTGCGCGCCGGCGACCGGTTGCGCGACATCGTTCCGGACTCCGGCCACCTCATCCACATGCCGACGCATCTCGACGTGCTGTGCGGGCACTACAGGGACGTGCTTGTCTATAACCAGAAGGCGCTGGCGACGGACCGCAGGTTCCTCGCCTATTCGGACGATCCAGGCGTCTATCTCGTCTACGTCATTCACAATTTCCACTTCGCAATCTACGGCGCCATGTTCCTCGGCCAGTACACGCCCGCGATCGCATTGGCCGAAGAACTGATCGCGACGATCCCCGAGGCGGTGCTGCGCATTCAGTCGCCGCCGATGGCGGATTTTCTGGAAGGCTATCTGACCATGAAGCAGCACGTCCTCGTGCGCTTCGGCAAATGGCGCGAGATCATCGCGCAGGAGCTGCCAAAGGACAGAGAGCTCTATTGCTCGAACGTCGCGATGATCCACTACGCCAAGGCAGTGGCGCATTCGGCGCTCGGCAATGTCGCCGAGGCCGAGATCGAGAAAGTCCTGTTCATGGCGGCGAAGATGCAAGTGCCCGAGAGCCGCCGGGTCCACAACAACAGGATCGTCAATCTACTCGACGTTGCTGAAGCGATGCTGGATGGCGAACTGGAGTATCGCAAAGGCCATCACGACGCGGCGTTCGCGCATCTGCGCAAGTCGGTCGAGCTCAGCGACAGCCTGCCCTATGACGAGCCCTGGGGATGGATGCAGCCGACCCGCCACGCGCTTGGCGCGCTGCTGCTCGAGCAGGGCCGGATCGAGGAAGCCGAGGCGGTCTACCGCTCCGACCTCGGCCTCGACGGCAAGCTCAGCCGCGCCTGTCAGCATCCCGATAATCTGTGGTCGCTGCACGGGCTGCACGAATGCCTGGTCCGCCGTGGCGAAAAGGCCGAGGCCGGCATGATCAAGCAGCGGCTGGATCTGGCGCAGGCACGCGCGGAGGTTCCGATCAAGGCATCCTGCTTCTGCCGGCGGATGGACATGGCGGCCGCGTAG